In a single window of the bacterium genome:
- a CDS encoding flippase-like domain-containing protein, which produces MSAKKSLSLLFRWLISIALIAWVLFKVDLGKLGQTISQADWFYFGLSIALTPLLIFLSSWKWQVILRAQGIHASGWRLFWLYMVGYFFNTVLPTNVGGDVVRAWALGKATGENAKAFASVFIERFTGLTALILVAVIAFFIALRALWDAWLALAIAISVAGYLALLVILLNEHYLSWMESKAPVGLLRRIFAKLRKFQEAILSIRDQRGALVFAMVNSFLFYLAAVVNVWVSALAFRCPLSFVDALIITPIIMVIMMLPISIGGIGLAEWAYFFTFDRLGFGGAVGLSVALLMRVKALVTGLLGGVYYSTLGIRIDQEVTMDREPEREIGAGDVAGEVKYFSGFEDVMRRRKSPLHKYAEIVIGRFRLWRLLKYEMVSFFCLPMPGMIGYALRQVTLPTLLRHQGKGAVWSRNVTLRHPQKISIGKRCVIEEYCSLSAQGDDLSGITLGDEVLLGRGTVLATRNGTIEIGEYSNIGANCRLGTTTRIRFGKHVLLAANCYIGGAQHRFDRLDVPIMRQGYESKGGVVIEDDCWLGAGVMVLDGVTIGTGSVIGAAAVVTKDIPPFSIARGIPARVVGTRNGESGEGS; this is translated from the coding sequence ATGTCCGCAAAAAAGTCACTCTCGTTACTCTTCCGCTGGCTGATCAGCATTGCCCTGATTGCCTGGGTGCTCTTCAAGGTCGATCTCGGCAAGCTCGGGCAGACGATCAGCCAGGCGGACTGGTTTTATTTCGGCCTCTCCATCGCCCTCACTCCCCTGCTGATTTTTCTCAGCTCCTGGAAGTGGCAGGTCATCCTGCGCGCTCAGGGTATCCACGCCTCGGGTTGGCGCCTCTTCTGGCTTTACATGGTGGGGTATTTTTTCAATACGGTGCTGCCGACTAACGTCGGCGGCGACGTCGTTCGCGCCTGGGCCCTCGGCAAGGCGACGGGTGAAAATGCCAAAGCCTTCGCCTCAGTCTTCATCGAGCGCTTCACCGGCCTGACCGCCTTGATCCTGGTAGCGGTGATCGCTTTCTTCATCGCCCTGCGCGCCCTCTGGGATGCCTGGCTGGCTCTGGCCATAGCGATCTCGGTCGCCGGCTACCTCGCCCTGCTGGTTATCCTCCTCAATGAGCACTACCTGAGCTGGATGGAGAGCAAAGCCCCGGTCGGCCTCCTCCGCCGGATCTTCGCCAAGCTGCGGAAATTCCAGGAAGCGATCCTTTCGATCCGGGATCAGCGCGGCGCCCTGGTCTTCGCCATGGTCAACTCTTTTCTCTTTTATCTAGCCGCTGTGGTCAACGTCTGGGTCAGCGCCCTGGCCTTCCGATGCCCGCTCTCCTTCGTCGATGCCCTGATCATCACCCCGATCATCATGGTCATCATGATGCTGCCGATCTCGATCGGCGGGATCGGCTTGGCGGAATGGGCCTATTTTTTCACCTTTGACCGTCTGGGGTTTGGCGGGGCGGTCGGTCTCTCGGTGGCCCTGCTGATGCGCGTTAAAGCGCTGGTGACAGGCCTGCTTGGCGGCGTCTACTATTCGACCTTGGGGATTCGCATCGATCAGGAGGTGACCATGGACCGAGAGCCCGAAAGGGAGATCGGCGCCGGGGATGTCGCCGGCGAGGTCAAATACTTCAGCGGATTTGAGGATGTCATGCGGCGCCGCAAATCGCCGTTGCACAAGTACGCCGAAATCGTCATCGGCCGCTTCCGGTTGTGGCGGCTTTTGAAGTACGAGATGGTCTCTTTTTTCTGTCTGCCGATGCCGGGTATGATCGGCTATGCCCTGCGGCAGGTCACCCTGCCGACTCTGTTGCGCCACCAGGGCAAGGGGGCGGTCTGGAGCCGTAATGTCACCCTGCGCCATCCCCAGAAAATCAGCATCGGCAAGCGCTGCGTCATCGAGGAGTACTGTTCGCTTTCCGCTCAGGGAGACGACCTGAGCGGTATCACCCTGGGCGATGAAGTGCTCCTCGGCCGCGGCACGGTGCTGGCGACGCGCAACGGCACCATCGAGATCGGTGAGTACAGCAACATTGGCGCTAACTGCCGCCTCGGCACGACGACCCGGATCCGGTTCGGCAAGCACGTCCTGCTGGCGGCCAACTGCTATATCGGCGGGGCGCAGCACAGGTTCGATCGCCTCGATGTGCCGATCATGCGTCAGGGCTACGAGAGCAAGGGGGGGGTGGTGATCGAGGATGACTGCTGGCTCGGTGCCGGGGTGATGGTGCTCGATGGCGTGACCATCGGCACAGGATCAGTGATCGGGGCCGCTGCGGTGGTGACCAAGGATATCCCACCCTTTTCAATCGCCCGGGGCATTCCCGCCAGGGTGGTGGGAACACGGAACGGAGAAAGTGGAGAAGGATCATGA
- a CDS encoding aminopeptidase P N-terminal domain-containing protein encodes MKNTRLLFFILLAYCTNAATQTVAGVDPQEYRARRQQLLTAMDSSEVLVVRAAASVARAGDVNYPYHQDEDFYYLTGCREPGVVLLLVPAGFAVEGQTVHELLFAPPSRTNAYTGITPGPDKLRGELGIEAALPDSRFQSLFGQILEGKHLLYLAGLSPSFINDPIAGKGYFLDRDSKKVLKDKYPGLQIKSAASLIMPLRLIKSAGEVALMQKAIDATDAALREAIKSCEPGLYEYELQAVIEYGFLRGGCAAAAFSSIIGSGPNSVILHYDTNERRMEAGETVVMDVGGEYAGYCADVTRTIPVGGRFTAEQKTIYNLVLAAHDSAIAMIRPGATIADLNKKAAAVIGSGLIRLGLMKAGEEVAKFLPHGISHQLGLEAHDVEGNGPLAPGMVITIEPGIYIGAAMTGVPAAYRTIGIRIEDDVLVTPDGRRVLSNAPRSIVEIEKLMKKKGIANHPIG; translated from the coding sequence ATGAAAAATACAAGGTTGTTATTCTTCATCCTCCTTGCGTACTGTACTAACGCCGCCACGCAAACGGTCGCTGGTGTCGACCCGCAGGAGTACCGCGCCCGCCGGCAGCAGCTGCTGACCGCCATGGACAGCAGCGAGGTATTGGTCGTGCGCGCAGCGGCCAGCGTCGCCCGGGCCGGCGATGTCAATTATCCCTATCATCAGGATGAAGATTTTTACTATCTCACCGGTTGCCGTGAACCGGGTGTCGTGCTTCTGCTCGTCCCCGCCGGTTTTGCGGTGGAGGGGCAAACAGTCCATGAACTCCTCTTCGCGCCACCCTCGCGAACCAATGCCTACACCGGCATCACACCGGGGCCCGATAAACTCCGCGGGGAGTTGGGCATCGAGGCGGCTCTCCCCGACAGCCGGTTTCAGAGTCTCTTCGGCCAGATCCTTGAGGGTAAGCACCTGCTCTATCTCGCCGGCTTGTCGCCCTCCTTCATCAACGATCCCATCGCAGGCAAGGGTTATTTCCTTGACCGCGACAGCAAGAAAGTCCTGAAAGACAAATATCCCGGCCTGCAGATCAAATCGGCTGCTTCCCTGATCATGCCGCTGCGCCTGATCAAGTCGGCTGGGGAGGTGGCGTTGATGCAAAAGGCGATCGACGCTACCGATGCCGCGCTGCGCGAGGCGATAAAAAGCTGCGAGCCGGGACTGTACGAATACGAACTCCAGGCGGTGATCGAATATGGTTTCCTGCGCGGCGGTTGCGCGGCTGCTGCATTCTCCTCGATCATCGGCTCGGGGCCCAATTCGGTCATCCTGCACTATGATACCAACGAGCGGCGGATGGAGGCAGGGGAGACGGTGGTGATGGACGTTGGCGGGGAGTATGCGGGCTATTGCGCCGATGTCACCCGCACCATTCCGGTAGGCGGCCGCTTTACAGCCGAGCAGAAAACGATTTATAATCTGGTGTTGGCAGCCCACGATTCGGCGATCGCCATGATCCGGCCGGGGGCGACCATCGCCGATCTTAATAAAAAGGCTGCGGCGGTGATCGGCAGCGGTCTGATCAGACTCGGATTGATGAAAGCGGGTGAGGAGGTGGCGAAATTCCTGCCGCACGGGATCAGCCACCAGCTTGGCCTCGAAGCGCACGACGTCGAGGGGAACGGTCCGCTCGCGCCGGGCATGGTGATCACCATCGAGCCGGGAATCTACATCGGCGCTGCCATGACTGGAGTGCCGGCCGCCTACCGTACCATCGGCATCCGTATCGAAGATGACGTCCTGGTGACGCCGGACGGTCGTCGGGTGCTCTCGAACGCCCCGCGTTCCATCGTCGAGATCGAAAAGCTGATGAAAAAGAAAGGGATCGCCAACCATCCGATCGGCTGA